A window of Candidatus Omnitrophota bacterium contains these coding sequences:
- a CDS encoding glycosyltransferase — translation MVRKISVVTIAKNEEANIAACINSTKGWADEHVVVDDFSSDKTIEIAKSNGAA, via the coding sequence ATGGTTAGAAAGATTTCAGTGGTTACAATAGCAAAAAACGAAGAGGCGAATATTGCCGCGTGCATCAATAGTACCAAAGGCTGGGCTGATGAGCATGTAGTAGTGGATGACTTCAGCTCTGATAAGACTATAGAGATAGCCAAATCTAACGGCGCCGCGG
- a CDS encoding class I SAM-dependent methyltransferase yields MSRKKDKRGDFLEIIPLNTKRLLDVGCGDGGLSARLKERGIEVVGIEKIEKLCSIAKGKLNNVISGDIEKLQLPYPEGYFDCIMYADILEHLIEPLNILEKQKIYLQKDGYVIASIPNVRYYKVILRLILSGTWDYSDAGMLDKTHVRFFGLVNIVELFNRAGYSIIEIRRNIIAGRWLKILNVLFFNTLRDFLTYQYYVKARKDNNFSRESLTSRKIYKF; encoded by the coding sequence ATGAGCAGGAAAAAAGATAAGCGCGGCGATTTTTTAGAGATAATACCTCTGAATACAAAAAGGCTGTTAGATGTGGGATGCGGCGACGGCGGGCTGTCGGCCAGGCTGAAAGAAAGAGGTATAGAGGTAGTCGGCATAGAGAAGATAGAAAAATTATGCTCTATAGCAAAAGGAAAATTAAACAATGTAATTTCAGGTGATATAGAAAAGTTACAATTACCTTATCCTGAAGGGTATTTTGATTGCATTATGTACGCGGATATCCTTGAGCATTTGATAGAGCCTTTAAATATCTTGGAAAAGCAGAAAATTTATTTGCAGAAAGATGGTTACGTGATAGCAAGTATTCCTAATGTGAGATATTATAAAGTTATCCTGCGCTTGATCCTTTCCGGGACATGGGATTACAGCGATGCCGGAATGCTGGATAAGACTCATGTTAGATTTTTCGGGCTGGTGAATATAGTCGAACTTTTTAATAGAGCAGGATACAGCATTATTGAAATCAGGCGGAATATAATCGCCGGAAGATGGCTCAAGATATTGAACGTATTATTCTTTAATACGCTCAGGGATTTTCTTACATACCAGTATTATGTTAAGGCGAGAAAAGATAATAATTTTTCGCGGGAGTCTCTAACTTCGAGAAAGATTTACAAGTTTTAA
- a CDS encoding zinc-binding dehydrogenase, translating to MKMKAAVLYRKGLVVEDNIEVPDPGTGQVLVKVAYSGICRSQLMEIRGFRGVDKYLPHLLGHEGSGVVIKAGKKVAKVRPGDHVALTWIKGKGIEAGGCKYKKGRLTINAGAVTTLNEYAVVSENRCVKISRNIPLDIAVLFGCAIPTGAGIIFNEISPKNGSSIAIFGLGGIGLSALMAVSLFGCGKVIAVDMEKAKLRLAKEFGATHCIDSRTEDPVKKIMEITKGKGVDYSVEAAGVTSSIEQAFDAVRAGGGLCVFATHPKAGDKVRLDPHALISGKQIRGSWGGASCPDRDIPRFAKLYSEGKLRLEKLLSHSYTLDEVNRAFKDLEQRKVVRALIKIGGKGRDMR from the coding sequence ATGAAGATGAAAGCGGCTGTATTGTATAGAAAAGGCCTGGTCGTGGAGGATAATATAGAAGTCCCGGATCCGGGCACAGGCCAGGTCCTGGTAAAAGTCGCTTACAGCGGTATTTGCCGCAGTCAGTTGATGGAGATACGCGGTTTTCGCGGGGTAGATAAATACCTGCCGCATCTATTAGGACATGAAGGCTCGGGTGTTGTGATCAAGGCCGGGAAAAAGGTGGCAAAGGTCAGGCCAGGCGATCACGTCGCCCTTACCTGGATAAAAGGTAAGGGTATAGAAGCAGGAGGCTGTAAATATAAAAAAGGCCGCCTGACTATCAACGCGGGCGCGGTAACTACCTTGAATGAATATGCTGTAGTCTCCGAGAATCGCTGCGTAAAGATATCCCGGAATATACCCTTGGATATAGCCGTGCTTTTTGGCTGCGCCATACCTACGGGGGCAGGCATTATTTTTAATGAAATATCCCCGAAAAATGGAAGCAGTATAGCCATATTCGGTTTGGGAGGGATAGGGTTAAGCGCATTAATGGCGGTAAGTTTGTTTGGATGCGGTAAGGTTATAGCGGTTGACATGGAAAAAGCTAAATTACGGTTAGCCAAAGAGTTCGGGGCTACCCATTGCATCGATTCCAGAACAGAAGACCCTGTAAAGAAGATCATGGAGATTACAAAAGGAAAAGGCGTGGATTATAGCGTAGAAGCCGCGGGAGTGACTTCCAGCATTGAGCAGGCTTTTGATGCCGTAAGGGCAGGAGGGGGCCTGTGTGTTTTTGCCACGCATCCTAAAGCTGGTGATAAGGTCAGGCTTGACCCGCATGCGCTTATTTCTGGAAAACAGATCAGGGGAAGTTGGGGAGGCGCGTCCTGTCCCGACAGGGATATTCCGCGTTTTGCGAAACTCTATAGTGAAGGCAAGCTCAGGTTAGAAAAACTTTTAAGCCATTCGTATACTTTGGACGAAGTAAACCGCGCTTTCAAGGATCTGGAACAGCGCAAGGTCGTGAGGGCTCTTATAAAGATAGGCGGCAAAGGACGGGATATGCGATGA
- a CDS encoding glycosyltransferase family 2 protein — protein MNTKDNHEYYFLDSKLFPRFVACKWEKDITVFVSCYNEEGNIIDTFNTLTSALSAVKLDWEILVIDDASTDRSKELVSNYMKAHPQYSIRLLVRKENIGLAQNYIDGAFIAKGRYYKLVCGDNAEYQETLVDIFRLLGKADVIIPCHLKVKGRSFMREMLSRTYTFIVNVISGYKIKYYNGGALHLTYNAMRWHTDYHGYSFQADIITRLLDKGMSYIEIPAKSHERKTGASQALKIKNFLSVGHFFLDLMIRRFGRIYRDRKK, from the coding sequence ATGAATACCAAAGATAACCACGAATATTATTTTTTAGACTCTAAACTGTTTCCCAGGTTTGTGGCGTGCAAATGGGAGAAGGATATCACCGTGTTCGTGTCCTGTTACAATGAAGAGGGTAATATCATAGATACGTTCAACACCTTGACGTCGGCTTTATCCGCTGTCAAGCTTGATTGGGAGATACTTGTTATTGATGATGCCTCCACCGACAGATCAAAAGAGCTGGTCAGTAATTATATGAAGGCGCATCCCCAATATTCTATCAGGCTGCTGGTCAGAAAAGAGAATATCGGGTTGGCCCAGAATTATATCGACGGCGCTTTTATAGCAAAAGGCAGGTATTATAAATTGGTGTGCGGTGATAACGCCGAATATCAGGAGACCCTGGTGGACATCTTCAGGCTTCTGGGTAAGGCGGATGTCATTATCCCGTGCCACCTGAAGGTCAAAGGGCGTTCCTTTATGCGCGAGATGTTATCCAGGACATATACATTTATAGTCAATGTCATAAGCGGCTACAAGATCAAGTATTATAATGGCGGGGCATTGCATTTGACATATAATGCAATGCGCTGGCATACGGATTATCACGGGTATAGTTTCCAGGCCGATATCATCACGCGGCTATTGGACAAGGGGATGAGTTATATTGAGATCCCGGCTAAATCTCATGAGAGGAAAACCGGGGCGTCGCAGGCGCTCAAGATAAAGAATTTCCTGTCTGTCGGCCATTTCTTTTTGGATTTAATGATCCGCAGGTTTGGCAGGATATATCGTGACAGGAAGAAATAA
- a CDS encoding radical SAM protein, translated as MAHKIKKILLIQPNYAWLSKRTWPTPPYTLCLLKAVLPVRYETVVFDPNVNNLSEEDVSEYLRRTKPDLVGVTSVSTEYVNSTKLLISIVRKTLPASVIVFGGVIPTVLIKEAVKDGNVDYWLMGEGEISFPTLVEEIRKDMPRLDGISGLVYRKDGKTVVNEMEFIKDLDRLPFPDYSNVAGDKDSGKITLCDYGNIRLKYAPGFLARNYPFIVTITSRGCPYKCIFCAGKTVSGEKVRFRSAENVLEEIDVLYRQGIKEVIFLDDHFLANRKRALKIMEGIIKNYKGLTWKCVNVTAWLLDKETLEIMRKSGCTYITVSIESGNQNVLTNIIKKPVRLDRIPEKLRLAKSIGFDVIANFVIGFPGETWEQIRDTFRYAEKLDVDIVNFHIATPLPKTELMDICLRDGLLPDDYLENISEYSGYGKGLITTDEFTPGELEILRSFEWDRINFSTPERKKAIARINGITMKELEDWRRNTRRNLGVNSMVKNIMTSLRKI; from the coding sequence ATGGCGCATAAAATAAAAAAGATACTTTTAATACAGCCAAACTACGCGTGGTTGAGCAAGCGGACATGGCCTACTCCTCCCTATACCCTTTGTCTGCTTAAGGCCGTTCTGCCGGTCCGTTATGAAACCGTGGTTTTTGATCCCAATGTTAATAATCTTTCGGAAGAGGATGTATCTGAATATTTGCGACGGACCAAGCCTGATCTGGTAGGCGTAACTTCCGTTTCCACGGAATACGTTAATTCTACGAAGTTGCTCATTTCTATCGTAAGAAAAACGTTACCTGCCTCAGTGATCGTTTTTGGAGGGGTGATCCCTACGGTCTTGATAAAAGAGGCCGTTAAGGATGGCAATGTCGATTATTGGCTGATGGGAGAAGGCGAGATATCTTTCCCTACTCTTGTCGAGGAGATCAGGAAGGATATGCCGCGCCTTGATGGGATCAGCGGCTTGGTCTACAGGAAAGACGGAAAGACGGTAGTCAATGAAATGGAATTCATAAAAGATCTGGATAGGCTTCCTTTTCCGGACTATTCCAATGTTGCGGGAGATAAGGACAGCGGGAAAATAACCCTTTGCGACTACGGAAACATCAGATTAAAATATGCCCCTGGATTTTTGGCGAGAAATTATCCTTTTATCGTTACCATTACATCCAGGGGATGCCCTTATAAGTGCATATTTTGCGCGGGCAAAACCGTAAGCGGAGAAAAGGTTAGATTCAGAAGCGCGGAAAACGTGCTTGAAGAGATAGATGTCCTGTATAGGCAGGGCATTAAGGAAGTTATTTTTCTGGATGACCATTTCCTTGCAAACAGGAAGAGAGCTCTGAAAATAATGGAAGGCATCATAAAAAACTATAAAGGCCTTACCTGGAAATGCGTCAATGTTACCGCCTGGCTACTTGATAAAGAAACCCTTGAGATTATGCGCAAGAGCGGTTGCACATATATAACCGTCTCCATTGAGTCAGGTAACCAGAATGTCCTGACCAATATAATTAAGAAACCTGTCCGTCTCGATAGGATCCCCGAGAAATTGAGGCTGGCTAAATCCATAGGGTTCGACGTGATAGCGAATTTTGTCATCGGCTTTCCCGGAGAGACGTGGGAGCAGATAAGAGATACGTTCAGATATGCCGAAAAACTTGATGTAGATATCGTAAATTTTCACATAGCCACGCCGCTTCCGAAGACAGAACTCATGGATATCTGTTTAAGGGACGGATTGCTCCCTGATGATTATCTGGAGAATATATCCGAGTATTCCGGTTATGGAAAAGGGCTTATTACGACCGACGAATTCACGCCGGGGGAACTAGAGATATTAAGATCGTTCGAATGGGACAGGATAAACTTTTCCACGCCTGAAAGGAAAAAGGCGATTGCGAGGATAAACGGGATAACCATGAAAGAGCTGGAAGATTGGCGTAGGAATACGAGGCGAAACCTGGGAGTAAACAGCATGGTAAAGAACATTATGACTTCTTTGAGGAAAATATGA
- a CDS encoding class I SAM-dependent methyltransferase, translating into MAEINLLDTHPKTIRDYDKRFQEKTPEVVRTAKLFDKEFFDGERKYGYGGYRYDGRWRSVVKRMKDHYGLPENAAILDIGCAKGFMLHDFKKLMPDCTIAGMDVSRYAVENAMPSVRPFLKIASAEKLPYPDKSFDLVISVNSIHNLPLERLKTALREIQRVCRGNSYITIDAWRNETEKENLFKWVLTAETMMHVDGWKGLFDEVGYTGDYWWFIAD; encoded by the coding sequence ATGGCCGAGATAAATCTGCTTGATACCCACCCGAAGACAATAAGGGATTACGACAAGCGCTTTCAAGAGAAAACGCCCGAGGTTGTCCGGACGGCGAAATTATTCGATAAAGAATTTTTTGACGGGGAACGGAAATATGGTTATGGCGGCTACAGATACGACGGCAGATGGAGATCGGTCGTCAAACGCATGAAGGATCATTATGGGTTACCCGAAAATGCGGCTATTCTGGATATAGGCTGTGCCAAGGGGTTTATGCTACACGATTTTAAAAAACTAATGCCCGATTGTACCATAGCCGGGATGGATGTCAGCAGGTACGCCGTCGAGAATGCCATGCCTTCGGTCAGGCCTTTTCTTAAAATAGCGAGTGCGGAAAAACTGCCTTATCCGGACAAAAGTTTTGACTTGGTCATATCAGTCAATTCTATACACAATCTTCCTCTAGAGAGACTTAAGACCGCGCTTCGCGAGATACAACGAGTCTGTCGCGGCAATAGTTACATTACTATTGATGCCTGGCGCAACGAAACTGAGAAAGAGAATCTTTTTAAATGGGTGCTTACCGCCGAAACCATGATGCATGTGGATGGCTGGAAGGGTCTTTTTGATGAAGTAGGTTATACGGGTGACTATTGGTGGTTTATAGCTGATTGA
- a CDS encoding class I SAM-dependent methyltransferase, with amino-acid sequence MRKKGAVKLGPTASHLWRNDPRHISFLLARYKFCSKILAGRKNVLEVGCGDAFGTRLVLQTVSKVHAVDFDPLFIDWAKRQYRKEGMGISFQVADISRQSPRNGLFDGAYALDFIEHVNTKHEKAVMNNIREVLTEDAVFILGTPNISAKKYAGVDSRKGHVNLKNADGLKRLLEPYFNNVFVFSMNDEVIHTGFYPMANYLLAVASVLKKG; translated from the coding sequence ATGAGAAAAAAAGGTGCGGTGAAACTGGGTCCTACAGCCAGTCACCTGTGGAGGAACGACCCGCGCCATATATCCTTTTTGCTGGCCAGGTACAAATTCTGCTCGAAGATATTGGCAGGAAGAAAAAATGTTTTGGAAGTAGGGTGCGGGGACGCCTTTGGCACCAGGCTGGTTTTGCAGACCGTTTCTAAAGTCCATGCTGTGGATTTTGACCCGTTATTCATAGATTGGGCGAAGCGGCAATATAGGAAAGAAGGCATGGGCATCAGCTTCCAGGTCGCGGATATCTCAAGGCAATCCCCCCGCAACGGCCTTTTTGACGGGGCCTATGCCTTGGATTTTATAGAGCATGTCAATACAAAGCATGAGAAGGCCGTGATGAATAATATTCGCGAAGTCCTTACCGAAGACGCCGTTTTTATCCTGGGTACGCCTAACATCTCGGCAAAAAAATACGCTGGCGTCGACAGCAGGAAGGGGCATGTCAATCTAAAGAACGCAGATGGATTGAAGAGGTTGCTCGAACCTTATTTTAATAATGTATTTGTATTTTCCATGAATGACGAGGTCATCCACACAGGTTTTTATCCGATGGCTAATTATTTGCTGGCGGTAGCATCGGTATTAAAGAAAGGGTAA
- a CDS encoding sugar nucleotide-binding protein: MILVTGASGFIGNKFYLYFKENNMRIKGTYYSNGPGDLDKLDKENRIYLDMKRGDMEEIKRLKDLEYMIFCHGISDIETCRNKRELSYAVNVTNTINLLRHCRHSSIVPVYLSTTMVFDGETESSSESSDPNPLSEYGKQKLEVEKFIADNFEKYLILRLTKVFGVEKYDKSIFTSWLDKFMQKEKIAAASDVFISPVYVMDVIRITELLMKNNHFGSYNLGGPEISRISDFAIRLAGFFDYDSGLIREVSINDLGFTEKRPRFNSVDSTKILRESGIKLTAIRDCFNLIAENYGIKVNRP; the protein is encoded by the coding sequence GTGATCTTGGTCACGGGTGCATCAGGTTTCATAGGAAATAAATTTTATCTATATTTTAAGGAAAATAATATGCGCATAAAGGGCACGTATTATTCAAACGGACCCGGCGATTTGGATAAACTGGACAAAGAAAACAGGATTTATCTGGACATGAAACGCGGGGATATGGAGGAGATTAAAAGATTAAAGGATCTGGAATATATGATTTTTTGTCACGGCATTTCTGATATAGAAACCTGCAGGAATAAAAGGGAGCTTTCTTACGCCGTGAACGTGACCAATACTATAAACCTTTTGAGACATTGCAGGCATTCAAGTATTGTGCCCGTTTATCTATCTACGACCATGGTATTTGACGGTGAAACTGAATCATCGTCGGAATCCTCCGATCCTAACCCGCTTTCGGAATACGGGAAACAAAAACTGGAAGTAGAAAAGTTCATAGCAGATAACTTTGAGAAATACTTGATATTAAGATTGACCAAGGTCTTCGGAGTAGAGAAATACGACAAGAGCATTTTTACTTCATGGCTTGATAAGTTTATGCAAAAGGAGAAGATAGCAGCCGCTTCGGACGTCTTTATTTCTCCCGTCTACGTAATGGATGTGATAAGGATAACGGAACTTTTAATGAAAAATAACCATTTCGGCAGTTATAATCTTGGAGGGCCTGAGATATCTAGGATATCGGATTTTGCTATAAGGCTGGCCGGTTTTTTTGATTATGATTCGGGACTCATCAGGGAGGTTTCAATAAACGACCTTGGTTTCACGGAAAAACGCCCAAGGTTTAATAGTGTTGATTCAACCAAGATACTCAGGGAGTCCGGTATAAAATTGACGGCTATCAGAGATTGCTTTAACTTGATAGCCGAAAACTACGGGATTAAAGTAAATCGACCCTGA
- a CDS encoding transketolase C-terminal domain-containing protein translates to MRKLTYAQAILEATDQCLANDDSVYIIGLGVTDPKGVFGTTLGLEKKYGKRAMDMPVAENGMTGIAIGSSLVGMRPILTHQRVDFMILSLDQIINNAAKWHYMFGGKLKVPLVIRLLIGRGWGQGPQHSQNLNSIFAFVPGLKVVMPATAYDAKGLLISAIEDDNPVIFIEHRWLYGISDNVPEKMYREPLGKARIIEKGKDVTIISSSYMVLEAMRAGKILKKYGIGAEVLDLRSIRPLDEESIIRSVKKTGRLVVVDGAWRSFGISAEVIALVAEKGCGMLKSAPRRITFPDTPTPTSPALAKYYYPRAIDIVNSVRSMFGFPEKTEEGAGMVSNIPLDVPDKTFTGPF, encoded by the coding sequence ATGAGAAAACTTACTTACGCTCAGGCTATTCTAGAAGCAACGGACCAGTGCCTGGCAAATGATGACTCGGTTTATATTATTGGATTAGGCGTAACCGATCCCAAAGGCGTATTCGGGACTACCCTTGGCCTTGAGAAAAAATACGGTAAGCGGGCAATGGATATGCCGGTTGCCGAAAACGGTATGACCGGCATAGCCATAGGCTCCAGCCTGGTAGGGATGCGGCCTATCTTAACGCATCAGCGCGTTGATTTCATGATACTGTCTTTGGATCAGATAATCAATAATGCCGCTAAATGGCACTATATGTTCGGCGGGAAATTAAAGGTTCCACTGGTGATTCGCCTGCTTATAGGCCGCGGGTGGGGACAGGGGCCGCAGCATTCCCAGAACCTGAATTCCATATTCGCCTTTGTTCCTGGTTTGAAAGTAGTTATGCCGGCGACCGCTTATGACGCGAAGGGATTATTGATCTCGGCGATAGAAGATGACAATCCTGTAATTTTTATAGAACATCGCTGGCTTTACGGCATATCGGATAATGTCCCGGAAAAGATGTACAGGGAACCGCTGGGTAAAGCCAGGATAATAGAAAAGGGTAAGGATGTCACCATTATATCTTCATCTTACATGGTTTTAGAGGCTATGCGCGCCGGTAAAATACTTAAGAAATACGGGATAGGCGCGGAAGTGCTGGACTTGCGCTCGATCAGGCCCCTGGATGAGGAGTCTATAATAAGATCGGTAAAAAAAACAGGCCGTTTGGTTGTGGTGGACGGCGCGTGGCGGAGCTTCGGAATATCTGCTGAAGTCATTGCTTTAGTTGCGGAAAAAGGCTGTGGCATGCTTAAAAGCGCTCCCAGGCGCATCACATTTCCCGATACCCCGACCCCTACAAGCCCGGCGTTGGCAAAATATTATTATCCCAGGGCGATAGATATAGTCAATAGTGTAAGATCTATGTTCGGCTTTCCTGAAAAAACAGAAGAAGGCGCGGGGATGGTTTCCAATATCCCGCTGGATGTGCCGGATAAAACATTTACGGGGCCCTTTTGA
- a CDS encoding thiamine pyrophosphate-dependent dehydrogenase E1 component subunit alpha, translating to MKINKKISLSLYYQLLRIRMVEERIAGLYPEQEMRCPVHLCIGQEGVAAGVCANLDKRDYVLSNHRSHGHFLAKGGDLKAMMAEIYGKASGCSRSKGGSMHLIDLSAGFLGSTPIVAGVIPVAVGVALGTSMKKEKKVTVCFFGDAATEEGVFSESLNFASLKKLPVIFICENNLYSVYSPLSVRQPKDRDNLAIAMGYGVRAEKGDGNDVASVYQITKKAVREARRGKGPSFLQFDTYRYREHCGHNFDHELNYRTTNEYDHWFKRCPLDNFERKLIRQGILDKDYIGRVREKIGNEIDGAIKFAKGSLLPEKEEVFSDIYAP from the coding sequence ATGAAAATAAATAAAAAAATATCTCTTTCATTATATTATCAATTGCTGAGGATCCGCATGGTAGAGGAGCGGATAGCGGGACTTTATCCTGAACAGGAGATGCGTTGTCCTGTGCACCTTTGCATAGGACAAGAAGGTGTGGCCGCAGGGGTATGCGCGAACCTCGATAAACGGGATTACGTCTTGAGTAACCACAGAAGTCATGGACATTTCCTGGCAAAAGGCGGGGATTTAAAAGCGATGATGGCTGAAATTTACGGCAAGGCATCAGGATGTTCAAGGAGCAAAGGCGGTTCAATGCATCTGATAGATCTCAGCGCGGGCTTCCTTGGTTCAACTCCCATTGTAGCCGGCGTGATCCCGGTAGCGGTGGGCGTTGCTTTGGGGACGTCTATGAAAAAGGAAAAAAAGGTAACCGTATGTTTTTTCGGAGACGCGGCTACGGAAGAGGGAGTATTTTCAGAGAGCCTTAATTTCGCGTCGTTGAAAAAACTGCCTGTGATCTTTATCTGCGAGAATAACTTGTATTCGGTATATTCACCGCTTTCGGTGCGCCAACCCAAGGATAGAGACAATCTTGCGATTGCCATGGGATATGGCGTTCGCGCGGAAAAAGGCGACGGCAATGACGTGGCTTCTGTCTATCAGATAACGAAAAAGGCCGTAAGAGAAGCCAGAAGAGGGAAAGGCCCGTCCTTTCTGCAGTTCGATACTTATCGATATCGCGAACACTGCGGACATAATTTTGACCACGAACTTAATTATAGGACCACAAATGAATATGATCATTGGTTTAAGAGATGTCCCCTGGATAATTTCGAGAGAAAATTAATCAGACAGGGGATACTTGATAAAGATTATATTGGGCGCGTCAGGGAGAAGATCGGGAATGAGATAGATGGCGCAATAAAATTCGCGAAAGGTTCGCTTTTACCGGAAAAGGAAGAAGTCTTTTCCGACATTTATGCCCCATAA
- a CDS encoding SDR family oxidoreductase, whose protein sequence is MKILLLGGCGYIGTMLTRALLDAGHMVRVVDIMWFGNYLPEHKNLTVIKEDIRNPEKIPMDNIDAIIHLANVANDPCGELNSKVAWEVNVLSTMRLVERAIQHKVKQFIYASSGSVYGVKDEPEVTEELPLVPISDYNKTKMVSERVLMSYQDRILVQCVRPATVCGYSPRMRLDLSVNMLAIQALANGKITVLGGNQTRPNIHIKDMVAVYMYFLKMGKKLRGVYNAGFENISILDIARKIVNYVPAEIIISESNDPRSYRLCSKKLLAAGFKQGHSVDEAIKELVNEFRNGNLKNEDKCYNIKTMKGLSFS, encoded by the coding sequence ATGAAAATACTTTTATTGGGCGGCTGCGGTTATATAGGTACGATGCTTACGCGGGCCCTTTTGGACGCAGGACACATGGTCAGGGTCGTGGATATCATGTGGTTCGGCAATTATCTTCCTGAGCACAAGAACTTAACGGTCATCAAAGAAGATATACGTAATCCGGAAAAGATCCCGATGGATAACATAGACGCGATCATCCACCTGGCCAATGTCGCGAACGATCCTTGCGGTGAGCTGAATTCAAAGGTGGCATGGGAAGTGAATGTCTTGTCTACCATGCGTCTGGTAGAGCGTGCTATACAGCATAAGGTAAAGCAGTTTATTTACGCGAGCTCAGGAAGCGTTTACGGCGTAAAAGACGAACCAGAGGTAACCGAAGAACTTCCTCTTGTCCCTATATCGGATTACAACAAGACTAAGATGGTAAGCGAAAGAGTGCTTATGAGTTATCAGGACAGGATCCTTGTCCAGTGCGTCAGGCCGGCTACCGTGTGCGGTTATTCCCCAAGGATGAGGTTGGATCTTTCCGTAAATATGCTGGCTATCCAGGCATTAGCCAATGGGAAGATCACGGTTTTGGGCGGGAACCAGACCCGCCCCAATATACATATCAAAGACATGGTTGCCGTATATATGTATTTCCTCAAGATGGGCAAAAAACTCAGGGGTGTCTACAACGCCGGTTTTGAGAATATATCCATTTTGGATATAGCTAGGAAAATAGTCAACTACGTACCTGCCGAGATTATTATCAGTGAATCAAATGACCCGCGTTCTTACAGGCTATGCTCGAAGAAGCTTCTTGCCGCAGGCTTTAAACAGGGGCATAGCGTTGACGAAGCGATAAAAGAACTTGTTAATGAATTCCGGAATGGAAATCTAAAAAACGAAGATAAGTGCTATAACATAAAGACAATGAAAGGGCTGTCCTTTTCATAG